A window of Fusarium falciforme chromosome 1, complete sequence genomic DNA:
TTGAGTTGAGGGGGTAGACAGAGGGATGTGTTGAGAAGGATGTTGTCCATCTGGCGATGACGCTTCCAGAATGGGCCGTTGAGGTCGTGATCGAGGTCGTCAGCATCAGGACGATGCAGATGTACCAAGTTTCGTCCGAACAAGCAGGCCATGAGCACGATGCCTCCATAAGGAGACAGTTTACCCGCTCCCATCGGACTGGTGCATTCGCTCAACGACTGTGTCTGCTCGGGCCTGCTCATATTGAAAGCCTCTTCTGAAGAGGGGAGGTTGGTCATGATGTCGCGCTCATCGATTGTCATGGGCCAGCCGGTGCCGATACTGGCATATCGATCTTGGCAGAATGCCATCCAGAATGTTCGACGGCGCTCTTCTCTCTCGGTCCAATCTTTCGGGGGTGCAAGACATTGCTTAACGTCGAGGCCAGTGCCGTCTAGTCTATGAAGACCAGTCCTATCATTTCTTAGCACAAATCAACAATATCAAAAGCAGTCAGGACCTACATCTGAGCGAGACGAATAGCAGAGCCCGTATTCACCCAGGCTCGGGGAAAgtacatcatcttcatctcataCGATGACAGAAGAATATGCGTCTGGCAATGAGCGATGGAGATCATGTGTTCTCCGTAGCCCTTGACGTAATCCGCCTCGACATACTTGCGTGCTCTCCGGTAAAACAGATCTTTCAGATCTGCATACTTGTCTGTGATGGTGCATGCCAGGGTCCACATGGCATACCGCAGACAAACGGGTGGGCGCTGGTTCGGCGCGCTGCACATGCAAGGTCAGTAAGCCTCAACGTGTTGAGGAGGGGCAACGGCCAACGTACAGGTTCATGGCGGCGAGGTATCGGTACTTGTGGATCATGGGGATGGACGGATGAACCTTTTCAAAGTAGATTTGGTGAAGCTCGTCAATCGTCTCCTGGGGCGGCAGAGGCTCCTCGAGGCCCAGACCGATCATCTCCCAGGTAAAGGTACCGCCGACATTATTCATGCCGCCCATGTTCATGCTGGCATTAAAGTTGAAATCCTCGATGGCGCCTGTCTGCGGCGACTCTCCATTGAAGTTCCATCGATCCATGTCGCGATCACCCGTCAAGCCCATGGTCGCATTCGGAATGTTGAGGTTAGCGGGCGACGTCGTCTGAGGCGGCGCGGGCATGGGGACGTTCAGTGTCTTTGGCACGTTGGTGGGCGGCTCTTGGGTCTTTAGCAGCGTCTCGACTTGCTCTACAGATCGCGGCAGGTCAGCGGGTGAACAGGTCGGCATCAGGACAGGACAAGGGCTCACTCAGTCGctcctcgagggccttgacaTAGCCGCGCTTGGGACCGCTCTTTCTCCTCTGCTCATCGTAGGCGCAGGCGTGTCCCAGGCGGGAACAGGTGCTGCAGCTGGGACGGACGCCGTCACACTTCAGCTTGCGCTTCCGGCATATCATGCATGCCAATCGCTTTGGCTTAGGGACGCTCGAGTTGTCGGGGGCGGGCTCTCGGGGAGGCGCGGCGTCGTCTTGGTCAGTGTTGGGGCTTCGGGGACGCTTCTGGCCGGCGCCAGTGCCGGTGCCGTTGTCGGGCGAATCCGTCATGACGATGGGTAGGCTGCCTTCAACAGACGGGACTCGAGGGGCGGCGAATGGTGGAGGGGCTATGAAGGAGAAGCCTTGCAAGGCCCGTGGGGGTGGGTagccaggaggaggactcGACGGGAGACGGGGACGGGAGTCGCAGGGCGTGCACGACGAGGGTCCCGCTCCTTCCGGAGGAGGTCGGGAAAAGCGAAGGCGGCGAAAAAAAGAGTCGGATGTGGTTCAGGCCCGGCCGGACGGGGAGAGGACAGGTTGAAATGGGGAAGCCGAGAAGGACCGGCGATGCGGATCACGGAGTATGAATGTTTAAAAGGAAGGGGGGAACAGACGAAACAATGCGACCAAACTTGAGACTGAAGTCGCATGTGGAGCTGATAACTAAAAGCCGGTTAACCCCAACTGTAGCTAGCGGAGTAGAGTATGATTTCTCAGTGGGGATTCATGGATCCATATGTGATGAGGGGGGGCATTTTCAGAGGGTGCGGTGCCGCGATGCGCTGGCTGCCTGGCCTGGTACTGCTGCTGTCGACGGGATTTGGGCTCGAGCAGCCCTACCGGAAGGCTATCGCAGCACCTGCAGGGGTCTAGGGGTCCTTTTGATGGGCTACTCTCCTGTGCCTTGAGGGGATGTGCAGGTTGTATGGAGCGGGATGAAGCAATTATTAATCATCCATGGCCAGTGCAGACGAAAAGTACACCGTTTACAGCGGCACCATCTCCCCCCTCAACAATGCCTTGAGTAAGTCAAGTGCACGGTTCTTAGTACCCAACAATACAGTATCCGAATTTTCATCTTGTCTACCCGCGCGTATATCCAAGTTGTCAATCAATCATCCCGAGTACGATCCCATATATACCCTACATCTCCCCAGCATAGCCACACGCGTCGCTTGCTTCCGAAGCTCCCAGCTAGCTAGCGGCGCCCAGGGATGCAACCGGGCGGCCGACTCGCAGCTTCAATTAACCTTTGACCTAGCCAAATGACGCCAATGGCTGCTCGAGACCTTGCGCCGTGACGAGGACCCGGTACAAGAAGGTCACTGCCGAGCTTGTCTGAGACAGAACATAGCGATAATCCTTTCTTCGTTTTAATCGAGTAATAATCATCGTACTGTTCTGCTTCCTCGCACTGAAACGCGACATAACAGACATCGTGTCTAGGTTATGCTTAACGGGTCCTTGGTAGACCCCGACTTGCCGGAAGCCCGGCATCTCGACTACTACAGCTCACATCAGGCACTCAGCCTTGTTGACGCGTCCTTTATACCACCTACAATTAATTCCGCCCGTTAAACGAAAACCCCTCATCGATACTTATTTTGCTGCTACAGTATACTAGGTAGCCCTTTGTTGTCGTCATGATATTTGCTCGTTGTTGATTATTGTCAGTGATTTTTTTTCCCATGGCCGCAGGTTCAAGGCCATAACAAACATTACAGAATAACAACATCTTGCATGTTTTCCCCTCCTTTGTTTATTTTTCTCCATCAtagaattaaaaagaaaacttGGATTGAAGAGAAATGCGGTCAACGTCCTCATGTGTTCACCTTCAGCTCGGACATGATCACGATCCCCCCCCTCATGGATCTCTACCAACCCTGCAAACTCGTTGCTGGAGTGAGAGTGTCCATCTACCAATCACTATTCTTGCACTGCCGCTTCCAGGTCGAGTAAAGCCCATCCTGCCTATTCTAGTAACATGGCCTTGTCCCCCTCAAAGAGGCCACTTTGACAGATGGAAAAACACCCTACAGCAGCTTCATAATGACCCAACACGACTGGAGATATGGGTCGAGCATGAATTCCGCCTTGTTAATTTCCCGTCGAGAGGCAGAATGCCAATTGTTTGAGGCGGCGCCATCATCTAAATATAGGCACATTCCGGAGCACCCAATATCAACGTCACGGCCAATAACTCTCTGGCATTCACTCTAAGCTGTCTCACGTGAACAAGGTAGGAAATATACGAGACTAAGCTCATCATAATCATTTTGAATAATTCAGACACCAACCAGAGGAGAGCGGCTGATTTCTCGTTTATCTCGCTTTCAAGGTGGCGATGCACATATTGCTCACCCTCCAATGTCGTCGCTCGGTGTCCCTTTACCCCGTCTGACACCAGGAAAAGCCTGTATTGACCAGTCATGGACGAGATCCAGCTCAGCTCTGTTTCGAGTATTCACCTCAAAAATACATACACTGTCGGCTTCGCACGACGCCGCTATGTTTGCTCCAGGCGTGACACTCCCGAGATCGACAAGTTCGTGGCCCCTAGGAATCTTACTCAGATGAATTTGAATCAGCCTCGAGAAGCAAGAGCACAGGCTCTTTATTTCCTGTCAACGTCAACCCCCACAATTCGGAGAATCCCCAGATCGCTGTAAGCAAGGCAATATCGCGTCGGTGCCCAAGCCACCACAGGGCAAGCCCCTGCCGTCTTGAAAGTGTGAACGTGCTCCCCAGTTTCAACGTGAGAGATCTCGAGGCCCGAACCTGGGTGGATCGCGTGACGTTAGCATGAGGCCTCGTCCTCCGCGTTATCAACGGGTAAATGCTCCTTACCTTCGTCACTTCCTCCCACCACGAAGCTGCCATCAAACGTGAAACCTAAGAGTCGACTGGTTAGATAGGTGCGAGACTCGGCGTTAACAGGGTAGACCTACTGAGGCTTCGAACTGGCCCAACCATCCTCGTGATAGTCCTCTGACAGATCCAATCCGTCGTATCCCACAGCGCAATGGTCGAATCCGAGCCACCCGTGGCGAGATACCGTCCTGTTGGCTGCAACTCAGCCGTCAAGCATGACGACGTGTGCCCATTGAGTTGGAATTCCTCAGACTCATCTCCATGGTTGGTATGGAGAATAGGCTCGAAACCTGGATACGAGAGGACTCGGATACGTCCCTCTGCTGTCGTCGCGAATATCTTCTCACCGCTCCAGCAGAAGGCGATCTGGTTGGTTTGCACATGTTGCTGGTGGGAGCTGATGGGCGTAGCTTGAGTAGGAGACAAGACATAAATGGTATCAGCCTGAGAGCATTGTCAGTATCCGCTGTAGCGTGCTAAGGTGTCTCGCGCGGACCTTGTTTCCAACTAGAAGCGTCTGTCCGTCAGGAGCCCAAACGAGCGTGAATGCATCTCCAAGACCCTTTACTTCGTTGAAGCACGCCTTTGTCCGCACATCCCAGAACTTGACCACACCGTCGCTGCTCACGCTGCACAGCTCTGCATCCTTGGTCGGGTTGAAAGCAACCTTTTCGATAGAGGCCGAGTGGCCTTTGAGCTCTGTTGAGAACTTGACATGGGGCTTCTCAGGGTTCCCTGCATCGTTTAGTCTTGATCCTGACCCTGGGTCTGGGCAAAAAGCATCGATTTGGCCAACTCACACACTCTCAGGACCCTCTCTGACGACCCTGTGGCCACCAGCGTTCCGAGCGGATTCCACGCGATACACCGTAGACTACCATCAACGTCAGCAGATACACAAAGGAAAGGGAGCCTAGCGCAAAGTCATCCATATGGCAACGCACCTGTTTGCACTCGCGCCTCGCGAGCTGTTCGGGTCGTTGTATGGCTGACTCCGGAGGTTACCAAAGTAACTGGAAAACTTGTCCTTGGACAGACTCTGTCTGGCCCGGAGGACAGGCGCCATCTTGGAGGACCGGGTCAACCACCCACTGGCTTTCTGAGCTAAGCTGGGCCTCGCGTTTAGCCTGTAGATTGCACTGGATTGTTGTCAAATATACGGGAGCAACGTCTATCCGAACGAAATTAATTCATCGGCCCCGCAGACACGTTCGGGTATGATGTCTTAGAAGCTCTGTTGTATGCAGGATGCCGTAGAACTGTGGTTGGAGTTGGCCCAGAGCTACTGGCTGGCAGTCATTCCGCTTGTGGGTGGTGCACGTCGCACAGGCCAGTACCCGAAACAGGCCATGATTAGGTGGGGCTTGCACGGCATTGGGAAGCCTTGGCGTGTGATGTTTACATGACGCACGTGCGCATTTTGGTGTATCCAACGGCAACCACTTCACGAACCTCAAAGTCCAGACCCAACAATATCCTCACTTTGCCTGAAGCGGCCGGCACGAGTCAAAACATTCTTCGTAATAGAGCAAGGTATCGCTCAAATGTAAACTTCATCCCGACTGTGTCGGCTCTTCCGTCTTTCGGTCATGGTATATGTACAATTTTCATTCACGGGTACTTCCCAAGACAACAAACAGCCAAGATGCAACGAGAGCCATCCAGAGACGTCCCACAGTTGAGCCATTGACAAGACAATCTTCCTCCAATCACCAGGCGCAAAGCGTAgcgcagctcagctcagctcgtcAACGGTCCAGTCGCGGACAGATAGCTTCCATTACTCCAGGGCAGGTACCATAAGAAGGCGTAGCCCAACTCCAACCTGCCAAATCATGCCCTGAACTTCCTTCGCCCGTGACTCCGTGCGCCATGTATGAAGCCGAATTCCTTACAACAGCAGTGTTCAATAACCAGACAATCGAAAAATGCAATGCTGTCCATGTAGCAGACAGCGAGAATGTGAATCCAGAGGCAGTAGGAGCTCTTCAGCGCCCCTCATCGCCCCATTGGTAGGTGTCGAGGTATCGTGATGGCCCGTGACCAAGCGGGCGTTGGGTGTGTATTAACGTCATAAGCCACCCATGAGACATAATCCAGACAGAGGCGTGTATCCTAACTTCCAGGTTGCCCAAGGGGGAGGGGGCGATCGAGGTTGCCAAGCGTGGAGGATGTTCATGATATTTGATCAAGGGTCAGCTCAATGTCGTCGATGCCGAAGAGAACAGCGTTCTTTTTGGCCCATTGGCGAGAGAGGATGGACGCTGTGAAAACATGTCAGTAAGCTTCATGGGAGAGGGATATATGAAGGAGACATACACTTCAAGAACTTCTTGCTAGCATACTTTTTAAAGAATGCTTCGTGGACGACGGGACGAGCAAGGTAGTCAACCATGAGGTTGACGACAGGCTCAATCTCGTCCTCGGTGTAGCCAGCGTAGTATGAAAGGGTCTCGTCCTGGAAAGGAGTTAATCTCAACTGCATGCATCAGGGTGGGTCAATGTTTGTTTACGTACCCATTCACCACGGTCAAGGAGCAGTCGCGCCAGGTACATAGCACCGGCGGCAACGTGGCTTGGTCGGTAACGCATGAATCGGTGGTCCAGAAGGCTGATTTCCATGAGGTACTTGCCGATGGTGCGAGATTGGATGTCATAGTTGTCCGCCTTCGAGACTCGTCGCAGGAAGTTCATTGGGTTGGGGTAGCTGAGGTCATAGTTGAGGGTGCTCAGAACAAATCGCTCGGCGCTCAGAATCTCAGCTTCGCTAAAACCATCGTCCGCGATGCGCTTAAAGTTCTCGACGTGGGGGGAAAGAACCTCCTCGTACTTAGAGGCAATGAACATGGCTGTGATTCCAACAAGCTGAAGGCGGTCAAGCTGGACAACCTTGGCGGACAGGAAGCGGTCGATGATGTTGACAGCCAGGAAGAGAGTTTCGGGAAGAAGGTGGAAGCGGGTGTGGACTTCGACGAGCCAGTCGACCAAGATACCACGCGTCTTCCATTCGAGGTCGTCTTGGTGGTCCATGTAGTCAGGGTTGGGGATGGACTTGACCTCGAGGTCTCTCAAGTACTCGAAAATTTCGTTGGCATATTCGGCAACCATCAGAGGATCCTCAAGATCCTCACTGTCCAAGTCCTTGACACCAGGAGGGTACACAGGCCcatccttgacctcgggcTCAGCCTGAGCAACAGGCTCGGCCTTAACGACCTCAGGCTCTTGGGGCGTCTCTGATCTCTCACGCTCGGGAACTGAAGGCTGCTTGTTCTCGTCGACGGGAGCCTTGGGCTTCGTGGCGTGGGAGGCGGGGGCCTTGGGCTTCGCAGCAGCCTTGATAGTACCATGACCAGATCGCTCCGTCTTGCCGTTGGTAGGCTTGGAGTTAAGAGCAGTTCGAGTGGGTCGCgaggtcttcttctcgatACCGGTAGGCTGAGCAGCCTTGGAGACCAACcccgccttggccttctttcCAGCAACACCATCTGCCTTTCCAACATTGCTGACATCGCCTAATGCGGCGCGTTTCCGTGTGTTGGTGGTGCCAGCACCGTTGATTGTGGACTTTTTCGTTTGGAGAGCGCCCTTGGAGGCATTGGCTAGctcatcgactttgagaGCGGCGGCCTGCGCCCGTGTAAGACGCGTCGTACCACTGTTCTCGTCGTTCTCGGTGCCGGCGAGGCGCGTACGAGCAACACGACTCTGCTGAGGAAGTTGGGTTAGAACCATTGAAGACAGACCAGACCCTTCTGGTCGCGTTCCACCACATACCGGAGGCATCTTGAAGGTCTAGCTGTTGTTGACTGATGAAATAATAGTAGAAGTGGGTGCTGTGAAAAGCTGTCAGTTTGACGCGTCGACAAGAGAACGTGAAGAAAAAGATGGCTGAATTGTCGACAGTAAATATGGAAACAGGCGTCCAGTTACTGAGACAGTCGAGTCAGAAGAGGAATTCGGCCACTGACCTTCCTCTATGAATGGCCGATGCAGCACCGTGAAAGGAATGGTGTGCCCGGTGTGATGGCAGATATGGGTGTAGGGCTGATGCAGGCTGTGAGATGTGTGAGTCGAGCCGCGACGCAAGGCTTGTATGATCAAGCAAAGATGATGCAAGGAGGGTGCAAAAACAAACGGGCGAGGGGAGATGTTTATGTTGAAAAAGACAAAGGAAGGTTGGATGTGAAGGATGATGTTGTTTTGGAGCGGACGGGAGCGGAGCAGCCAGGGAAGTGGGCCACCTTCACGCGGGCAGGCGCGATGCGTGGGTAGGTACGTACCTGCTAGTCGCGTTGCGTTGCTGGTTGCTGGTTgctccaaggccgaggacccACACCTTGCACTGGATGCAAAGGGATAGGTCAAGGCTTTTCgaggacgagacgagacgtaGGTCGATAGACGCGCGAGGAATTTGCTTTCTGGTGCCCAATATGCAGATGGGAAAGGACGATGAGGACTGGTTTGATTGATGGGCGGAGACCGTGAATGTTAACTGCGTGGCAGACtgggagaaagaagaaggaacaACAGGCCAGGATGATGCGAAACGAAAAGAGTACCGTAGGTTGTAGAGACGGATGGATATGGACAGACACAAACCACAATCGACGGACAGGAAGCGGCCTTGATTTTATTAGGCGGGCTGGAGGCTGGTTGAGCAAGAAAGAATAGCGCGACTGCCCCGGGCGCGGCGCGGAGCACCAGAAAACGGACGTGCCTGCTGGGGCTAGCGACATGTCTCTGTGGTAACCGCCGGGCAACTCTTCTGTCATTGGCAGGAGCCTCCTCGCGGTGCGCACAGGCCATGGTGGCTAGTCGCGAGGTCGACGCCACAGACACGTCTAGCGAGTAGTGGCGGTGCACGTCGGCCGGAGACAGACGACAGCCCTCGGATCAAAGTTGTTGGTGATCCGAAGAAATTTCCATGTCAGGACCTTGCTAGTTGGACGACAGACAACCGCACCTGGTGAGCCTGACGTCTGCCCGTGTGCCCCAATCTCGTCTCGACATTGCTCTGAGGGACATTGGCCGTTCGGGAGAGTCTTTTCGTTAGCCAATGCCTCCGGGCTGCTCTTTGAACGAGCTCCATCACCGAATTCAAGGTAGCTAGTTCCCTTTCTCCGCCGAGCAAAACTCAAAGCCACCCCTCACAAATCACTCAACTCGGCGCCAATGGGGTCATATTGTTAGGATTTTCTAATAACCTGTTAGACCGAGACTGAAGATGCTTCAATCCGGCCTCTCCCTCGCCGCTGCGAGGCAGAGCGCTCTGCGCCTGGCTCTCAATCGGTCCCTACCCCGATCTTATGCGACTATCAAGCGCTCAAACGAGACCACCGCGGCCGCCACTACCGATGCTGCGGAGCGACCTACCGGCCAGTCTGCTATTCTACGGACCTACAAACCCCGAACACCTGGTGTGCGACATTTGAAGAGGCCAATCAACGACCATCTCTGGAAGGGACGTCCCTTTCTGCCATTGACTTTCCCCAAGAAGGGCCAGTCTAAGGGTGGACGAAATGTGTCTGGAAGAATCACCGTACGACATCGTGGTGGCGGTGCGAAGAGGAGAATAAGAACGGTCGACTTCATCCGGAACCGGCCAGGACCTCACTTGGTGGAGCGCATCGAGTATGACCCTGGACGAAGTGCGCACATTGCTCTTGTGACTGAGCAGGCCACTAAACGCCACACTTATATCCTCGCCGCTGAAGGTCTGAGATCTGGAGACATTGTTCACAGCTACCGTGCCGGTATCCCTCAGGACCTCCTTGACAGCATGGGCGGTATCATCGATCCTGGTATTCTCGCAGCCAAGACAGCCTTCCGCGGCAACTGTCTCCCCATGCACATGATTCCAGTTGGTACCACCGTCTTCGCCGTTGGCTCAGCCGCCAAGCGGGGTGCTGTCTTCTGCCGCAGTGCTGGAACGTCGGCCGTGGTCGTCAACAAGAACGAAGAGACAAAGGATGATGGAACCAGGGTCATGACTGGCAAGTACGTCGAGGTCCGGCTCCAGAGTGGCGAAGTGCGCCGGGTCAGCAAGGATGCCTGCGCGACCATTGGTGTTGCCAGCAACATCCACCACCATTACCGACAGCTGGGTAAGGCTGGACGAAGCCGATGGCTGAACATCCGCCCCACGGTTCGTGGTGTTGCCATGAACAAAGGTAAGGAACATGTATCACCGATTGTGGCACAAGGGCTAACATGTGTGCAGTCGATCATCCTCACGGAGGTGGTCGAGGTAAGTCCAAGGGTAACCGTCATCCCGTCAGCCCTTGGGGTGTACCGGTAAGATCATCATCTAACAGCGAGACGTTTCATGCGTTACTGACACAGCCCTATAGACCAAGAGTGGTTACAAGACCAGACGCAagcacaacatcaacaagtgGGTTGTGGTACCTCGACCTCGAAACCACGGCAAGCGACGCGACAAGGCCAATTGAGTATAAGCACCAGAGAGGCGCAGAGCGGCGAGGCGAGCAAGAGAGCAGAGCACACGCAGAGCTGTTGACGAGATGGGCGCCGGTGCTTTGTATATTATGACGCTGCATTGTACCATATGTGACATTATAGACGAAGGCGCAATGTGCGTTTGATGAATGAGCATGCCAGACCTCTCTATTTGATACTATCGACGGTACGGCGATGAGATACTCGCTCAGAGGCGCGCAAGTCACGACATGGCTTGTGGCCATATACCTGGGGTGGGTTAAGCTGTCCTGGGGATGCTATGACACTGGGTGAGGGGATGGTGTTTCCGAGGCGAGCACTGCTCCGTGATTCAAATCGAGGTGTTTTTAGTTGAGTGAGGTTCTCAAGGCCCTCGTGAGGGTTTCATGGTCTCCCGAATGACACCTCTTACTACTCTTCCTATCGCAAAGGCAAGAGCTGCTGAGATTTGAAGATGTACGCATGTTGAGTTTATTAAAACCAGAACGAAGATCATGATTGGGGCATACGATTTGGCTGATGTCAGTATTCACTTCCAATGAGGACATTCGTGATCTCAAGCCAGGATGGGTCGTCTCCGCCTTGTTGCACACTTGCATCCGTCGAGATGAGTATTACGACTGAAACGTAGATTCAGAACCGACTTGATTCAAGATGTTGAGGCTGAGCTCCTCGCAAAGCCTCCGAGAGAGGGGCCTCGAAGTGTCACAGTATGTACACAGGCTGAGCAGTCCGCAAGGCCAGGCTGTGTGATGTCTAGTGTGAACATCGAGGTTAAAGATTAGATGAACGAAGAAGGGGGAAATAaatgatgaggaggagagcctAGGAAGAGATATGAGAGCAACCTTGGCTGTGCCTAGAAAGACATCTATTAAAGCCAACCTAATTTGGCTGAAGGCGGCAGATCAACCGAGTCCAAAAGTCGTATTGCGATATTGTCGGCAGATATTCGAACAGCAAAACCGAATTCATGCCGACCCCTGACACGACAAAGACCTTTTCACCGTGGTTACAGCGTTTCAGCAGTCAAGGACCACCGTCGGTGAGCAATCAGGACAAGGAGCTTGGGCTAGTCAGGGGTGTGGGCTTGTTGGACTGAAACAACACTCGAGGGTTTCTGAACGCCAAATCATCATGCACCAATGCATCAGATAGTACCAAGAAGTTGCACATGTGCCGTTTTATCCTTACGAAAGGACGAATAGTTGGCTAAGGGAAAGCCTGATGATTCGAGCAGA
This region includes:
- a CDS encoding Zn(2)-C6 fungal-type domain-containing protein, whose protein sequence is MTDSPDNGTGTGAGQKRPRSPNTDQDDAAPPREPAPDNSSVPKPKRLACMICRKRKLKCDGVRPSCSTCSRLGHACAYDEQRRKSGPKRGYVKALEERLKQVETLLKTQEPPTNVPKTLNVPMPAPPQTTSPANLNIPNATMGLTGDRDMDRWNFNGESPQTGAIEDFNFNASMNMGGMNNVGGTFTWEMIGLGLEEPLPPQETIDELHQIYFEKVHPSIPMIHKYRYLAAMNLAPNQRPPVCLRYAMWTLACTITDKYADLKDLFYRRARKYVEADYVKGYGEHMISIAHCQTHILLSSYEMKMMYFPRAWVNTGSAIRLAQMTGLHRLDGTGLDVKQCLAPPKDWTEREERRRTFWMAFCQDRYASIGTGWPMTIDERDIMTNLPSSEEAFNMSRPEQTQSLSECTSPMGAGKLSPYGGIVLMACLFGRNLVHLHRPDADDLDHDLNGPFWKRHRQMDNILLNTSLCLPPQLKLPAGLSNPNIVFTNMSIHTSTICLHQAAIFKAEKNKLPASVSAESKVRCITAANEIASIMRMISHMDLSTVNPFISFCLYVSARVFVQYLKSRPDDSQTADSLRFLLSAMNALKRRNPLTESFLVQLDVDLEALALRIPKLKTAFPRNSDSPSAKNPGSPSVPRCDNPEGVQGILAYRNECHFMKMAGDDGNPAAAPDIVEPNVGGDGQNMGGTAGDGSFSGQTWISSDQQLPILTPSSGATFDKNGTGSGPMSGFGDLGGDGQDASGSPDGVQSNRPTPNSSTGSDQRGHLAPGQMNGSNPNSFNTSPISPNQTMMNTGVLDGNTQGFFADPSGFTIPAGLDQNGAFTMPDGWDIQGQTGVPQVGEGVLRALMNMGPMDAMDLGSWETRNN
- a CDS encoding G2/mitotic-specific cyclin-B, which encodes MPPQSRVARTRLAGTENDENSGTTRLTRAQAAALKVDELANASKGALQTKKSTINGAGTTNTRKRAALGDVSNVGKADGVAGKKAKAGLVSKAAQPTGIEKKTSRPTRTALNSKPTNGKTERSGHGTIKAAAKPKAPASHATKPKAPVDENKQPSVPERERSETPQEPEVVKAEPVAQAEPEVKDGPVYPPGVKDLDSEDLEDPLMVAEYANEIFEYLRDLEVKSIPNPDYMDHQDDLEWKTRGILVDWLVEVHTRFHLLPETLFLAVNIIDRFLSAKVVQLDRLQLVGITAMFIASKYEEVLSPHVENFKRIADDGFSEAEILSAERFVLSTLNYDLSYPNPMNFLRRVSKADNYDIQSRTIGKYLMEISLLDHRFMRYRPSHVAAGAMYLARLLLDRGEWDETLSYYAGYTEDEIEPVVNLMVDYLARPVVHEAFFKKYASKKFLKSSILSRQWAKKNAVLFGIDDIELTLDQIS